A single region of the Streptomyces virginiae genome encodes:
- a CDS encoding cadmium resistance transporter encodes MDLGIIGQAAGLFAVTNIDDILILALFFAQGTGHPGSTRRIVLGQYLGFAAILAVAVAAAFGATFLPESAIPYLGLLPLALGLKAAWQGWKDHRDGAVDEEAEQSKEGGPGPLEVAAVTFANGGDNIGVYVPVFATAGVGGMTVYAAVFLVLVAVWCFVGRFFATRPVVAKALARWGHILLPLVLIAIGLLILIEGGAFGL; translated from the coding sequence GTGGACCTGGGCATCATCGGGCAGGCGGCCGGACTGTTCGCCGTCACCAACATCGACGACATCCTGATCCTCGCGCTGTTCTTCGCCCAGGGCACCGGTCACCCCGGCTCTACCCGCCGGATCGTGCTGGGCCAGTACCTGGGCTTCGCCGCGATCCTCGCCGTGGCGGTGGCGGCAGCGTTCGGAGCCACTTTCCTGCCCGAGTCCGCCATCCCCTACCTCGGACTCCTGCCGCTCGCCCTGGGCCTCAAGGCCGCCTGGCAGGGATGGAAAGACCACCGCGACGGGGCCGTGGACGAGGAGGCGGAGCAGAGTAAGGAGGGCGGGCCGGGCCCGCTGGAGGTCGCCGCGGTCACGTTCGCCAACGGCGGCGACAACATCGGCGTTTACGTGCCCGTCTTCGCCACCGCCGGCGTCGGCGGCATGACGGTGTATGCCGCGGTGTTCCTCGTCCTGGTGGCCGTGTGGTGCTTCGTGGGCCGGTTCTTCGCCACCCGCCCCGTTGTCGCCAAGGCGCTTGCCCGCTGGGGCCACATCCTGCTGCCCCTGGTCCTGATCGCCATCGGCCTGCTCATCCTCATCGAGGGTGGCGCCTTCGGCCTGTAG
- a CDS encoding DUF1877 family protein has translation MAVTQQLARIPEGYLAACRQAAAASPDGDHRWDPPVCDMLDLDWAPALLKRVGEVAGLGEVPLDALRLATDGDTALELGFLDAHPHAIAHFGGAPTGLDVSQVARVSELLGQIDMPALLATLPADDSDAASLIGQVGPIAGGLRAYLLEHFNALRDFYVDAARRRLHIVLWWD, from the coding sequence ATGGCCGTTACTCAGCAGCTCGCCCGCATACCCGAGGGGTATCTCGCCGCCTGCCGTCAGGCTGCCGCCGCGTCACCGGACGGCGATCACCGCTGGGATCCGCCGGTGTGCGACATGTTGGACCTGGACTGGGCACCGGCTCTGCTGAAACGTGTCGGCGAGGTGGCGGGACTCGGAGAAGTCCCTCTCGATGCACTGCGCCTGGCCACCGATGGCGACACGGCCTTGGAGCTCGGCTTCCTCGACGCCCACCCGCACGCCATAGCCCACTTCGGGGGCGCCCCCACCGGCCTGGACGTCTCCCAAGTGGCGCGCGTCTCCGAGCTCCTCGGCCAGATCGACATGCCCGCCCTTCTCGCTACCCTCCCGGCCGACGACAGTGACGCCGCGTCCTTGATCGGCCAGGTGGGCCCCATCGCTGGAGGCCTGCGCGCGTACCTGCTGGAGCACTTCAACGCCTTGCGCGATTTCTACGTCGACGCCGCCAGACGCCGGCTGCACATCGTGCTCTGGTGGGACTGA
- a CDS encoding MarR family winged helix-turn-helix transcriptional regulator: MGDTPDGTASVPEPSLDEQIAVYQREFQDLDPQVEKVVSALSRLNRRMNVAYGRQTAALGISNAEWEVLKALVISGSPYRMGPSELAKQLGLTPAAMTHRIDRMTAEGLVTRERDESNRVRVIVELTDEGRSKWLDAMRAATVFEEDLLQDLSTAERGVLGDMLARLLDRVEDLQSPS, from the coding sequence ATGGGTGACACCCCCGACGGCACTGCGTCCGTCCCAGAGCCGAGCCTCGACGAACAGATCGCCGTCTATCAGCGCGAGTTCCAGGACCTGGACCCCCAGGTCGAGAAGGTCGTCTCGGCACTGAGCCGCCTCAACCGCCGGATGAACGTCGCGTACGGGCGCCAGACGGCGGCCCTGGGCATCAGCAACGCGGAGTGGGAGGTCCTCAAGGCCCTCGTCATCTCCGGCTCCCCCTATCGGATGGGCCCGAGCGAACTGGCGAAGCAGCTGGGCCTCACGCCGGCGGCGATGACCCACCGGATCGACCGCATGACGGCGGAGGGCCTGGTCACGCGAGAGCGGGACGAGTCCAACCGGGTCCGCGTGATCGTGGAGCTCACCGACGAGGGCCGCAGCAAGTGGCTGGACGCGATGCGCGCGGCCACGGTCTTCGAGGAGGACCTCCTCCAGGACCTCTCCACCGCGGAGCGCGGGGTGCTCGGCGACATGCTCGCGCGCCTGCTGGACCGCGTGGAGGACCTCCAGTCCCCCAGCTGA
- a CDS encoding MFS transporter: MGAAMRRIQAGNALTAFGIGFTVPFLYIYVAQVRDLGSMAATSAFVAFALGALVALPFTGRVIDRRGPVPVVIGAALTASVGALSLGLSSGITAILFSALALGAGQAVMQPALATMIVWCSTPSTRTRAFALQFFMQNLGLGIGGLLGGQIVDESRPGSFTLLFGIEAVMFLVLAGVILSVRLPQVPTIKDAMPKDPSQAGGSGWKRLLRHKAMVQLCVLGFVVFFACYGQFESGLAAFGTEAAGIAPSTLGFALAANTGAIVVAQFVVLKLVETRRRSRVIALVGLIWTVAWVIAGFSGLGHGSAMMAAAAFITTYALFGIGEAMLSPTLAPLVADLAPEGSVGQYNSAFALVKQMALALGPLGVPLGAGVPMLYIGVFVLVSLGIAALALRLGRRLSPMQDNPWVASRVVAQGGPVVVAQDVVAERAVAERAVGKDVAVEPVHA; the protein is encoded by the coding sequence ATGGGCGCTGCGATGCGGCGGATCCAGGCCGGGAACGCGCTGACCGCGTTCGGCATCGGCTTCACGGTTCCGTTCCTCTACATCTATGTGGCGCAGGTGCGAGATCTGGGTTCCATGGCCGCCACGAGCGCGTTCGTGGCCTTCGCCCTGGGCGCTCTCGTCGCGCTGCCCTTCACCGGTCGGGTCATCGACCGACGTGGTCCGGTGCCTGTGGTCATCGGGGCGGCCCTCACCGCCTCGGTCGGGGCGCTCTCGCTCGGGCTCTCCTCCGGCATCACGGCGATCCTGTTCTCCGCCCTGGCGCTCGGCGCCGGGCAGGCCGTGATGCAGCCTGCTCTGGCCACGATGATCGTGTGGTGCTCCACGCCGTCCACGCGGACCCGTGCCTTCGCCCTGCAGTTCTTCATGCAGAACCTGGGCCTGGGCATCGGTGGTCTGCTCGGCGGTCAGATCGTCGACGAGAGCCGGCCCGGCAGCTTCACCCTGCTGTTCGGCATCGAGGCCGTGATGTTCCTGGTCCTGGCGGGCGTCATCCTCAGCGTGCGACTGCCGCAGGTACCGACCATCAAGGACGCCATGCCGAAGGACCCGTCCCAGGCGGGCGGCAGCGGCTGGAAGCGGCTGCTCCGGCACAAGGCCATGGTGCAGCTGTGCGTGCTGGGGTTCGTGGTGTTCTTCGCCTGCTACGGACAGTTCGAGTCGGGTCTGGCTGCCTTCGGTACCGAGGCCGCCGGGATCGCCCCCTCCACCCTCGGATTCGCGCTCGCGGCCAACACCGGTGCGATCGTCGTCGCGCAGTTCGTCGTGCTCAAGCTGGTCGAGACGCGCCGTCGGTCGCGGGTGATCGCGCTCGTCGGGCTGATCTGGACCGTGGCGTGGGTCATCGCCGGGTTCTCGGGTCTGGGGCACGGCAGCGCCATGATGGCCGCCGCCGCGTTCATCACCACGTACGCGCTCTTCGGCATCGGCGAGGCCATGCTGTCGCCGACCCTGGCTCCGCTGGTGGCCGACCTGGCGCCCGAGGGCTCCGTGGGCCAGTACAACTCGGCCTTCGCGCTGGTCAAGCAGATGGCGCTGGCGCTGGGGCCGCTCGGGGTGCCGCTCGGTGCGGGGGTTCCGATGCTCTACATCGGGGTCTTCGTGCTCGTGTCGCTCGGGATCGCCGCGCTCGCGCTGCGGCTCGGCAGGCGGCTGAGCCCCATGCAGGACAACCCGTGGGTGGCGAGCAGGGTCGTGGCGCAGGGTGGTCCGGTCGTGGTGGCCCAGGATGTCGTGGCCGAGCGTGCGGTGGCCGAGCGTGCGGTGGGCAAGGACGTCGCCGTCGAGCCCGTTCACGCGTGA
- a CDS encoding ATP-binding SpoIIE family protein phosphatase, which yields MNFTRWSARFPGTQRRAAARSEHAAAQAKRGEGAVPAARGGRADPGAERSTPADGHPADPTVSGTGSGSGSGVGTGTPPSPSVSPATSPPRGTGVLTAVPSLDELSVREVLGRLPALVALVHGPEHRVAYVNDAYTAGFGARTPGAPAHEALPELGELGLLPLLDQVQRSGKSRTAKNRTAPGGGSSYTVTCTPVEFPASDTAGEPDPHHTGVLIHLADVTDHAEAVERLRASERRQREAAVTLQRSLLPQELEQPDDLRVAATYQPGGTEAAVGGDWYDVITLGAGRTALVIGDVMGRGVRAAAVMGQLRTAVRAYARLDLPPHEVLQLLDGLAAEIDASQIATCVYAVHDPNEGLLAYASAGHLPILVRDEDGTVRRAADPTGPPLGTGGWLHTSGTIALGPGSTAVLYTDGLVERRGEDIDEGVAALERALSGAQGTPAVICDRLMRALGVDADHDDDVAVMVLQQPARTGADAELFHNAALELLGGIEAAPRARAFAQGVLASWRFPIELCDLGVLAASELVANSLQHGTPPMRLRLRRTDRRLIIEVTDGDDHLPRRRRAEPADETGRGISIIATIASAWGSRRTPGGGKAVWCEFALPDK from the coding sequence GTGAACTTCACGCGCTGGAGCGCCCGGTTTCCCGGAACGCAGCGCCGCGCCGCCGCCCGGTCCGAACACGCCGCCGCCCAGGCCAAGCGAGGTGAAGGCGCGGTCCCGGCAGCCCGCGGCGGCCGCGCCGACCCCGGAGCCGAGCGGTCCACGCCCGCCGACGGCCACCCCGCCGACCCCACGGTCTCCGGGACCGGAAGCGGCAGCGGCAGTGGCGTCGGCACCGGCACGCCCCCGTCCCCGTCCGTGTCCCCGGCAACGTCCCCACCCCGCGGAACGGGCGTCCTCACCGCCGTGCCCTCCCTCGACGAGCTCTCCGTACGCGAGGTCCTCGGCCGGCTCCCGGCCCTGGTCGCCCTCGTCCACGGCCCCGAGCACCGCGTCGCCTACGTCAACGACGCCTACACCGCCGGCTTCGGAGCCCGCACCCCCGGCGCCCCCGCGCACGAGGCGCTCCCCGAACTCGGCGAGCTCGGCCTCCTCCCGCTCCTCGACCAGGTCCAGCGCAGCGGCAAGTCCCGTACCGCCAAGAACCGCACCGCACCGGGCGGCGGCAGCTCCTACACGGTCACCTGCACCCCGGTCGAGTTCCCCGCGTCCGACACCGCCGGCGAGCCCGACCCCCACCACACCGGCGTCCTGATCCACCTCGCCGACGTCACCGACCACGCCGAAGCCGTCGAGCGCCTCCGCGCCAGCGAACGCCGCCAGCGCGAGGCCGCCGTCACCCTCCAGCGCTCCCTCCTCCCCCAGGAGCTCGAACAGCCCGACGACCTGCGCGTCGCCGCCACCTACCAACCCGGCGGCACCGAGGCCGCCGTCGGCGGCGACTGGTACGACGTCATCACCCTCGGCGCCGGCCGCACCGCCCTCGTCATCGGCGACGTCATGGGCCGCGGCGTGCGCGCCGCCGCCGTCATGGGCCAGCTGCGCACCGCCGTCCGCGCCTACGCCCGCCTCGACCTGCCCCCGCACGAGGTGCTCCAACTCCTCGACGGCCTCGCCGCCGAGATCGACGCCAGCCAGATCGCCACCTGCGTCTACGCCGTCCACGACCCCAACGAAGGCCTGCTCGCGTACGCCTCCGCGGGCCACCTCCCGATCCTCGTCCGCGACGAGGACGGCACCGTACGCAGAGCCGCCGACCCCACCGGCCCACCGCTCGGCACCGGCGGCTGGCTGCACACCTCGGGCACCATCGCCCTCGGCCCCGGCTCCACCGCCGTCCTCTACACCGACGGCCTGGTCGAACGCCGTGGCGAGGACATCGACGAGGGCGTCGCCGCCCTCGAACGCGCCCTCTCCGGCGCCCAGGGCACCCCGGCCGTCATCTGCGACCGCCTCATGCGCGCCCTCGGCGTGGACGCCGACCACGACGACGACGTCGCCGTGATGGTCCTCCAGCAACCCGCCCGCACCGGAGCGGACGCCGAGCTCTTCCACAACGCCGCCCTGGAACTCCTCGGCGGCATCGAGGCGGCCCCGCGCGCCCGCGCCTTCGCCCAGGGTGTCCTCGCCTCCTGGCGGTTCCCCATCGAGCTCTGCGACCTCGGCGTGCTCGCCGCCAGCGAGCTCGTCGCGAACTCCCTCCAGCACGGCACCCCACCCATGCGGCTACGGCTGCGCCGCACCGACCGCCGGCTGATCATCGAGGTCACCGACGGGGACGACCACCTCCCGCGCCGCCGCCGCGCCGAACCGGCCGACGAGACCGGCCGCGGCATCTCGATCATCGCGACCATCGCCTCCGCCTGGGGCTCCCGCCGCACCCCGGGCGGCGGCAAGGCCGTCTGGTGCGAGTTCGCCCTCCCGGACAAGTAG
- a CDS encoding NAD(P)/FAD-dependent oxidoreductase: protein MVKAANSRGTAPGTPPRTRILIVGGGYVGMYTALRLQRKLRAGEAEVTVVSAEPYMTYQPFLPEAAAGAISPRHVVVPLRRVLGKCRIVIGEAERIDHAKRTVTVSTLATADEGTGPIEMEYDELVLAPGSISRTLPVPGLADYGIGFKTVEEAIGLRNHVIEQMDIASSTRDPALRDAALTFVFVGGGFAGVEALGELEDMARYASRYYHNIKPEDMKWVLVEASDRILPEVGPKMGVYTVRELRRRNIDVRMETRLESCENRVAVLSDGARFPTRTVVWTAGVKPHPILAASDLPKNERGRLVCTSFLTVEGVEHAWAAGDAAAVPDITAGEEGRECAPNAQHAVRQAKVLADNLLAALRDEVLTEYAHKYAGSVASLGLHRGVAHIYGRKLKAYPAWFMHRAYHLSRIPSFNRKMRVLAEWTLAGLFKREIVSLGSLEHPRAEFELAAGGGPKPPHPPPAPNPPQNGQG, encoded by the coding sequence ATGGTGAAGGCTGCTAACTCCCGGGGCACGGCCCCCGGTACCCCGCCCCGTACGCGCATCCTGATCGTCGGCGGCGGCTACGTCGGCATGTATACGGCGCTCCGCCTCCAGCGAAAGCTGAGAGCCGGCGAAGCCGAGGTCACGGTGGTCAGCGCCGAGCCCTACATGACGTACCAGCCCTTCCTCCCCGAAGCGGCCGCGGGCGCGATCTCCCCCCGCCACGTCGTCGTCCCGCTGCGCCGCGTCCTCGGCAAGTGCCGCATCGTCATCGGCGAGGCCGAGCGCATCGATCACGCCAAACGGACCGTGACCGTCAGCACCCTCGCCACCGCCGACGAAGGCACCGGCCCCATCGAGATGGAGTACGACGAACTCGTCCTCGCCCCGGGCTCCATCTCCCGCACCCTCCCCGTCCCCGGACTCGCCGACTACGGCATCGGGTTCAAGACGGTCGAAGAGGCCATCGGGCTGCGCAACCACGTCATCGAACAGATGGACATCGCCTCCTCCACCCGCGATCCCGCCCTCCGCGACGCCGCCCTCACCTTCGTCTTCGTCGGCGGCGGCTTCGCGGGCGTCGAAGCCCTCGGCGAACTGGAGGACATGGCCCGCTACGCCTCGCGGTACTACCACAACATCAAGCCCGAGGACATGAAGTGGGTCCTCGTCGAAGCCAGCGACCGGATCCTCCCCGAGGTCGGCCCGAAGATGGGCGTCTACACGGTCCGCGAACTACGCCGCCGCAACATCGACGTACGCATGGAGACCCGGCTCGAATCCTGCGAGAACCGCGTCGCCGTCCTCAGTGACGGCGCCCGCTTCCCCACCCGCACCGTCGTCTGGACCGCGGGCGTCAAACCGCACCCCATCCTGGCCGCCTCCGACCTCCCCAAGAACGAACGCGGCCGCCTGGTCTGCACCTCCTTCCTCACCGTCGAAGGAGTCGAGCACGCCTGGGCCGCGGGCGACGCCGCCGCCGTCCCCGACATCACCGCGGGCGAGGAGGGCCGCGAATGCGCCCCCAACGCCCAGCACGCCGTCCGCCAGGCCAAGGTCCTCGCCGACAACCTCCTCGCCGCCCTGCGCGACGAGGTCCTGACCGAGTACGCGCACAAGTACGCGGGCTCGGTCGCCTCGCTCGGCCTGCACCGGGGCGTCGCCCACATCTACGGCCGCAAGCTCAAGGCCTACCCGGCCTGGTTCATGCACCGCGCCTACCACCTCAGCCGCATCCCGAGCTTCAACCGCAAAATGCGCGTCCTCGCCGAATGGACCCTCGCGGGCCTCTTCAAGCGTGAGATCGTCTCCCTGGGTTCCCTCGAACACCCCAGGGCAGAATTCGAACTGGCCGCAGGCGGCGGCCCCAAGCCCCCTCATCCACCCCCCGCCCCCAACCCCCCGCAGAACGGCCAGGGCTGA